The Juglans regia cultivar Chandler chromosome 6, Walnut 2.0, whole genome shotgun sequence genome contains the following window.
CTTCCTGGTCTGGTGGCATCAGTCCTGGGGGGTTTGGTCATGGGATAAAGGCTTCCCGACTGAGAACTTACGTAATGTCTTTTGATGGGGAGACACTTCAGACATATGCCACAATAAGATCGAAAGAGGCTGTTAGCATCATAGAGAAGCACACAGAGGCATTGTTTGGAAGGCCTGAAATTGTTATAACACCTCAGGGGACAGTGGATTCTTCTAAGGATGAACAAATCAGGATTAGCTTTGGTGGTTTGAAGAGATTGGTCTTGGAGGCAGTGACTTTTGGTTCTTTTCTCTGGGATGTTGAGAGCTACGTGGATTCTAGGTACCATTTTGTTATGAATTAATCCATCTCCACTTATATTCCTGCCTAAGCAAATTGGTAGTGGAGGCACGACTGACCAACATAAAGGTGTTAGTGTAACTTTGGTGATTTGTTCGGATTACTGAAGTGTTAATTATCctgtatataataatttttttcgtgATAAACAATGTTTATTATGATCTTCATCAGGGAATAAAGATAGTTTGTTTTTTCGAATTTTGTACTGTGAAATGTAATTTGGATTTTGTCTCAGGTTTATCCATTTAGGCAGAGAGAAAGTGAGTTGTTATGTTTTTAGAATACACTTTGGTTTGGAATGATAGCATTATCGCATGTGTGTATATTGCTGAAAAGTGAAAATGCAATCTTGTTATATGTAGTCTTCAATTGAAATAGCGATTAGATATGCTGCAACTGATTAGAAACGTTATTCTGAGATCCAAAATGGAGATATTGTTTAGGTACAGGAAAGAAGATGGATACTTTTAAATGTCGAGTTAATCTTGAGAGGAGCTTGGAAAACTGAACTTTAAGAACAGATTAATCAGGGATAGAGACATGTTATACTTTTAAGCATCCCTTGATGGTTATTTGACGTAATCCTTATGCTAGCTTGCAATGGTGGACTGATATTTGCCAAGGGATAATTGAAGAATGACATATAACTAGGATTCAAGCCACTATGTATATGTCATGGCGATTTGCCACACGCAaacagaaaaatagaaaaagaaaaaaagattgtgGAAGATCATTGGGGAATATACAATATTGTAGAATAGACTGGTTTTGGTAAGATATTGCTGGTTGCGCTTGGATAATGAGGTATTCAATacatagtagtgaaaaagtaatgatagaatactgtatagtaatgaatagtaggtaaaaaataataataaaataatgaatagtagttaatATATGAGAATACCTTACTACCCAAACTAGGAAATTCATTTATTAGAGATAAGAGACATCATATTATGATTACTTATCTACATTGTAGAGAAGAGCCCCTTAGAAATATTGAAATTGTGCAAGACTTTGCCAAATATGTCATAAAATACAATCTTCGCTTCGGTCTGCTTAAGTTCAACAGATAAAAATCCTTGCCCATCATAGTAAAACTTCAATAAATCTTGGCCCAATTTGCCTATATCACCTTTCCATGCCTTTGAACCTCCTCCGCTGGTTAAAAATTGGATGTTGCTGCATTATGATAAAGTTTCATCACTGATCATGATAAGGTCTGTTAATTTTTCTGTGATATATAAAGGTTTGGTTGATTTTACAGACCTGCTTTTGCTGCTCATGTGTTCCAAGCAATGGTCATGCCCATTTATGTATATGTCAACGCTATGCTCCTGGAAATAAAATAAGACCAAATTCAATTAAGAAGTTGCATCTTCAAACATATGTTcatcaattctctctctctctctctctctctctctgagtacAATATTTACCTCTAATATTGGTAGAACCTGCATTACAAGCTCCCTGGTGTCTCTGTGATGCCCTATGCTTCTTATAGTATGATGTCCAACGACAATTTTCCAGTTTGCAGTGGAATCCCTCAGAGCTGAATCAAGATCCTGATTCGAAAAGCCAAATTAGATCTTAGGCATTAAGCAGAAAATCATTAGTTGCTTCAGTAATTCAGAAAATTCACTAAGATGATCATCTGAATTACCTTTAAGAGCTTCGAGAGGTATTCTTTCCTCGGAAGCACACCTCTCCAATCATAAGTATGGTGCTTTGGCCTCAGAAAGTACTTATCAACGAAAGGAGTCGTGTCGATGAAGAAAAACTCCACAATttctaagaagaaaaatgaattaagaacctccattttttaagtaaatagaAGATACATGATCAGAAAGGGAGCTTAAAAAAATGACCTTGCTCATACCTGAGTTGAGAACAAAGGATCTTAGACAAAGCCATCTGCTATCAACTCTCCTAAGAATTGGATTCAATTGTGCCTCAACATCTCCTCTGTAATCATGGTTGCCCAAAACTGGAATCCAATATGGTGTTTTGTGCATTAGATGGGCAACAGTCAAAAGGGTCAC
Protein-coding sequences here:
- the LOC108980216 gene encoding purple acid phosphatase 3-like; translated protein: MAGFWDYAMSISFLLVAFFCACFLPITAELQRLEHPVKADGSLSFLVIGDWGRRGHYNQSDVAYQMGRIGEKLSIDFVVSTGDNFYEDGLTSIDDPAFEKSFAKIYTAKSLQKQWYNILGNHDYRGDVEAQLNPILRRVDSRWLCLRSFVLNSEIVEFFFIDTTPFVDKYFLRPKHHTYDWRGVLPRKEYLSKLLKDLDSALRDSTANWKIVVGHHTIRSIGHHRDTRELVMQVLPILEEHSVDIYINGHDHCLEHMSSKSSNIQFLTSGGGSKAWKGDIGKLGQDLLKFYYDGQGFLSVELKQTEAKIVFYDIFGKVLHNFNISKGLFSTM